Sequence from the Candidatus Bathyarchaeota archaeon genome:
ATCCAATATTATCATATTCTACGTTCAGCCCTAAGGGATTGGATCTCCGACAACATCTTCTCCTTCTCTTCTAATTCTACGCAGCCCCTTAGCCTGGTCAGGGTTTCCAGAGGGTCCATGCCTTCCAG
This genomic interval carries:
- a CDS encoding antitoxin VapB family protein, which encodes MPKTITIKEEVYERLVRVKREGESFSKLFERLLEGMDPLETLTRLRGCVELEEKEKMLSEIQSLRAERRI